In Nostoc sp. GT001, a genomic segment contains:
- a CDS encoding plastocyanin/azurin family copper-binding protein — protein sequence MKIYNCFYEIAIKSLRFTIPTWVQILRRNYVILTLLLALNFIAATPAMAANKSFDLLKQPATEITINLGNAANELKFEPNHLEFEVGKRYQLQLNNPSQLKHYFTAKDFADGIWTQKVEAGKVEIKGAIHELELKPDAEAEWVFVPLKSGTYGLRCTIPGHTEAGMTGEIAIKN from the coding sequence ATGAAAATTTATAACTGTTTTTACGAAATTGCAATTAAATCCCTTCGTTTCACAATTCCTACTTGGGTACAAATATTACGGCGTAACTACGTGATATTAACGTTACTCCTAGCTCTAAATTTCATCGCTGCTACTCCAGCAATGGCAGCGAATAAGTCTTTTGATTTGCTCAAGCAACCAGCTACAGAAATTACAATTAACTTGGGTAATGCGGCTAACGAACTCAAGTTTGAGCCAAATCATTTGGAATTTGAGGTTGGTAAACGCTATCAACTACAGCTTAATAATCCCAGCCAACTGAAGCACTATTTTACTGCTAAAGATTTTGCCGATGGCATCTGGACACAAAAAGTTGAAGCAGGGAAAGTAGAAATCAAAGGAGCCATTCACGAACTAGAACTCAAACCCGATGCTGAAGCCGAATGGGTATTTGTCCCCCTAAAATCTGGTACTTATGGCTTACGTTGTACAATACCGGGACATACAGAAGCAGGTATGACTGGAGAGATTGCCATCAAGAATTAA
- a CDS encoding reverse transcriptase/maturase family protein has translation MRNAETVLSVIRDRGNRGLPLDDVYRQLFNPNLYLLAYSRIYKNNGAMTQGVTSETVDGMSIKKIENLIEDIRYERFRWTPVRRINIPKKNGKTRPLGIPTWNDKLVQEVIRLILEAYYEPQFSNSSHGFRQERGCHTALTVIDRTWQGTKWFIEGDIRGCFDNIDQKILMSILREKIQDNRF, from the coding sequence ATGCGAAACGCCGAAACGGTTTTAAGTGTAATCCGAGACAGAGGAAATCGTGGTTTACCTCTGGATGATGTCTACAGGCAACTTTTCAATCCTAACCTGTACCTCTTGGCGTACAGTCGCATTTACAAAAATAATGGGGCAATGACGCAAGGAGTTACATCAGAGACTGTGGATGGGATGTCCATCAAAAAGATTGAAAACCTCATAGAAGATATTCGCTATGAACGTTTTCGATGGACACCAGTACGGCGAATTAATATTCCCAAGAAAAATGGGAAAACGCGACCACTGGGCATTCCCACTTGGAACGATAAATTGGTTCAGGAAGTAATACGTTTGATATTAGAAGCGTACTACGAACCCCAATTTTCTAACAGCAGTCATGGTTTTCGACAAGAGCGTGGATGCCATACTGCATTAACAGTAATAGACCGCACTTGGCAAGGAACCAAATGGTTTATTGAAGGAGATATCCGTGGTTGTTTTGACAATATAGATCAGAAAATCTTAATGTCAATTCTCCGTGAGAAAATCCAAGATAATCGATTTTGA
- the map gene encoding type I methionyl aminopeptidase — translation MNIFSNLLSQATQPAPAKKQRRGIEIKSPREIEIMRQSSAIVATVLKEIAELVKPGMTTADLDIYAEKRIREMGATPSFKGYHGFPGSICSSINNEAVHGIPSPKKVIRVGDVLKVDTGAYYQGFHGDSCISIAVGEVTQEAAKLIRVAEEALYKGIEQVKAGVYLLDLAGAIEDHVKSNGFSIVEEFTGHGVGRNLHEEPSVFNYRTREMPNVKLRAGMTLAIEPILNAGSRHTRTLSDRWTAVTMDNSLSAQFEHTVLVTETGYEILTDRSKV, via the coding sequence ATGAACATTTTCAGTAACTTACTTTCTCAAGCCACTCAACCTGCACCTGCGAAAAAACAGCGCCGAGGAATTGAGATCAAATCGCCACGTGAAATTGAAATCATGCGGCAATCATCGGCAATTGTCGCAACTGTCCTAAAAGAAATTGCCGAGCTTGTAAAGCCAGGAATGACCACGGCTGATTTGGATATTTATGCAGAAAAACGTATCCGCGAAATGGGTGCAACACCAAGTTTTAAAGGATATCACGGTTTTCCCGGTTCTATTTGCTCCAGCATTAATAATGAAGCAGTACATGGCATTCCTAGCCCCAAAAAAGTGATTCGCGTTGGGGATGTATTAAAAGTAGATACAGGCGCTTATTACCAAGGTTTTCATGGTGATTCTTGCATTTCAATTGCTGTCGGTGAAGTGACGCAAGAAGCTGCTAAATTAATTCGTGTAGCAGAAGAAGCTTTATATAAAGGCATTGAGCAAGTCAAGGCTGGTGTATACCTACTTGACTTAGCTGGAGCAATTGAAGATCATGTGAAATCTAACGGTTTTAGTATAGTCGAAGAATTTACTGGGCACGGTGTCGGTCGTAACCTGCATGAAGAACCTTCAGTATTCAACTACCGTACTCGTGAGATGCCAAATGTTAAACTCCGGGCGGGGATGACGCTGGCAATTGAACCAATTTTAAATGCAGGTTCTAGACACACGCGGACATTATCTGACCGTTGGACAGCAGTCACTATGGATAATTCTTTGTCGGCTCAGTTTGAGCATACAGTTTTGGTGACAGAGACAGGTTATGAGATTTTGACTGACCGTTCTAAGGTGTAA
- a CDS encoding group II intron reverse transcriptase/maturase, which translates to MRLIETLLTAGYCEQWRYHSTLSGTPQGSIVSPILANIYLDKLDNFVEQTVIPEYTRGKCRAENREYSRLVKLAWYYRKNGQFDKARQLEIKYQKMPSKDVRDPEYRRLNYVRYADDFLLGFIGSLQEAKEIKEKLKTFLADNLQLEMSAEKTLITNARNEAANFLGYEILVQYSDNKHTNGKRSLNGITALRIPASFVEGKCALYMRNGKPIHRPELINDDDFTIINIYQSELRGYVQFYSLAQNIAWLRKLQWVMWSSLMKTLACKHKTSVAKICAKYQKTVKLPQGRRKCVEITVPVEGKKPLVTRFGGIQLKRNLKATIEDLPRVRKPAFRNELIKRLLASECEICGATGDIEVHHIHALKDLKIKGKKEKPQWMQIMSARRRKTLMVCPQCHDAIHAGKPISQQVSR; encoded by the coding sequence TTGAGATTGATTGAAACCTTATTAACGGCAGGTTACTGTGAGCAATGGAGATACCATTCTACACTGAGTGGAACGCCACAAGGGTCGATTGTCTCACCCATACTCGCAAATATTTACCTTGATAAGCTAGATAATTTTGTCGAACAGACAGTCATTCCAGAATATACACGAGGTAAATGTCGGGCAGAAAATCGAGAGTATTCAAGGCTCGTAAAACTTGCTTGGTATTACAGGAAAAATGGACAATTCGATAAAGCGCGTCAACTGGAGATTAAATACCAGAAAATGCCCTCCAAAGATGTCCGTGACCCAGAATACAGAAGGCTAAATTACGTCCGCTATGCTGATGATTTTCTACTTGGTTTCATTGGTTCACTTCAAGAAGCAAAAGAAATTAAGGAAAAACTAAAGACATTCCTAGCCGACAATCTTCAGTTAGAAATGTCAGCAGAAAAGACCTTAATTACTAATGCCAGAAATGAAGCAGCGAACTTCTTAGGTTACGAAATCTTAGTTCAATATTCCGACAATAAGCATACCAATGGTAAACGCTCACTTAATGGAATTACTGCACTAAGAATCCCAGCAAGTTTTGTAGAAGGAAAATGCGCTCTTTATATGAGGAATGGCAAACCCATTCATCGTCCTGAGTTAATAAATGACGATGATTTTACTATCATTAACATTTACCAATCAGAACTCAGAGGCTACGTACAATTCTACAGCCTTGCTCAAAACATTGCATGGCTCCGTAAACTCCAATGGGTTATGTGGAGTTCGTTAATGAAAACCCTTGCCTGTAAACACAAAACTAGCGTAGCCAAAATCTGCGCCAAGTACCAGAAGACGGTAAAACTTCCACAAGGAAGGAGAAAGTGTGTTGAAATAACCGTCCCAGTAGAAGGTAAGAAACCCTTGGTAACTCGTTTCGGGGGCATACAATTAAAACGCAACTTAAAAGCAACCATAGAAGATTTGCCACGAGTGCGAAAACCCGCGTTCAGAAATGAACTGATTAAACGGCTTCTTGCTTCGGAATGTGAGATTTGCGGGGCAACAGGTGATATTGAAGTTCACCATATTCATGCCCTTAAAGACCTCAAAATTAAAGGCAAGAAAGAAAAACCGCAATGGATGCAAATCATGTCCGCACGTAGAAGAAAAACTCTCATGGTTTGCCCTCAATGCCATGATGCAATACACGCTGGTAAACCAATATCTCAACAAGTCTCGCGATAA